In the genome of Parus major isolate Abel chromosome 3, Parus_major1.1, whole genome shotgun sequence, the window tcaATAAATGCCAATATTTGCACTATAGCCaatggagagaggaagagacCTAGAAAGTCACTGATAATAGAAGGTCTACCATGACCAGGTGCTTAAAGTTTTATATTAATGCATGTTAGGCAGAGGTTAGGCAGATTCACTTAAGATGAAACCTCCAATTCTTATAATCAAGCTTTAAGTAAGATATTATCCTTTGGGGAGACTTTGGAGAACTTAATATTTTAGGACAGTGTAAGGAGCCGATACAGAAGGGAAACGGTAATCAAGTTCTCTATTTCTCAAAACCCCAGTCTTTAAGAACATAGCAGGTTTGGGTGTTTTCCCCTTTTATCCCTATAGCTCAAAATTCAGAGCTCCAAtaggagcaaaaaaaaaacaggtacACATTACATTTTAATAGTCTGCTCttttactttaatttatttcctcctaCTTGCATAAGGTAAACAAAGGACAGTTcttatctttaaaatgtaacaaaacaTATACCAAAACTGCTTtctcagaaaatgaagaacCTTTACATTTTGTAGGTTCTGGCTGATCTTATTTCGaactgtcccctgtgctggtcATGTCAGTTTATGTGGATCAGTCATTTGTTGCTGTATTTGGTTTGCATGGCAAGGCCTTGGTAGCAGGGGagtttctgtgagaagctgttAGAAGCTTATCCTGTGTCTGATAGAGCCATTTCCAGCCAGCTGCAAGACAGACCCTCTGCTGGCCAAGGCCGAGCCCATCAGTGATGGTGCAAGTGCCACCAGGATAAAGTATTCAGGAAGGGATAAAAAACCCCTGTGTAAAAAACCCTGTGTATCTGCAACTCtagcagaaaagcagagggagagaatACTTGAAACTCTACATTAAGCAACATCCCTGAAGGTGGAAGGGATGGAGGTGCACCAAATGCCAGACTAGAGACTGCAACCCATGGAAGTCCACACTGGAGCAAatatccacctgcagcccctggagaacctcccactggagcaggtggatgcagatgaagaagactGGGATGCCATGGGAAGCCTGTGTTGGAGCCAGCTCCTGGATGGACCCATGGACCCATggagaggagcccacactggaggTTTTCTGGGAGGACTTGTGACCTTGTGagggacccatgctggagcagggtgtgCCTGAAGGACcgactgcaccctgtggaagggatccatgctggagcagtttgttAAAAACTGCATCCCATAGGAAGTACTCACGTTGGAGAAGTTCACAGAAGACGGTCTCCTACGGGAGGGACGCCACGCTGAGTGGGGGAAGAGTGTGAGTTCTcccctgaggaggaagcagcagtaGAGGCAATGTGTGATGCACAGACCGCCAACCTTATTCCCCATCCCCCTGTGTTGCCTGGggggaggaggtagagaaaTCAAAAGTGAAGTTGAGCCCAGGAAGAAGCGAGAGGTGTTGGGgaggttttttaaatttgggtttatttctcattaccctactctgatttgattagcaataaattaaactaatttcccCTAGTTGAGTCTGTTTTTCCCGTGACAGTAACTGCTTggagtgatctctccctgcccttatctcaacccacaagcctttcattatattttctctcccctgcccagcttAGATCTTCACAGTGATTTCTGAACTGTACAGATGAAAAACAACACAAGAGAAGATATTAATAACTACTATTGACAGAGAGTTTAGTCCAAGACACTCAAAGTGTAGAATCAGGACCCTCAAAGCTATTTTCATAGTAGCAAATACGTTGTCTCTGCTCAAAAGAATTGCAGTCTAAGATTAGCACTAGCAGAGGCACACAGGTGGTAAAACATCTACAAACAAAATATTACCAGGAAGAATAATAGGCAGCAGTCATAGTTTAATCAACAGCCTCACTCTTGTAAAGTGTGTTTTGTTGGCAACACAGCAAGGGAGGATTTTTATCCTTTATAATGAGGATGTCTGTACCTGCTACAGGAAACTTGTCTCAAGCTAGGGAGGGCATGAAAATGTCTGACTGAAACTGAATAATACTCTGGGAGGGGTCAGCATCAGAGGCTAGTGGGAGGCAGTAATTAACATGAATATGTGATGAGAAGTAGATGAACTACCAAAGGCTTTGAAAGTCATGTAAAGAAAATTTGCTTGTTAGTGAGGTATTAAGGGAGGAATGAGAGAAGCAAAAGGATGCACAAATAAGGGATGACGAGAGAGGAGAGTCATCAGCACAACAGCAGGCTATGAAATTGTTTGGTAGCATTTAGGTAGGTATAATGTAACTTCcaagatcagaaaaaaacatagcTGAAACATAGAAACCAGGATGGCAGTTTTAGCAACTGAACCTCCCCAGCTTCAAGCTGCTCTTAAGCAGGGGCAATTTGGGCAATGAGATAACTTCACCTGAGTATTTTCTAGACTCTTTGAGGTGGGTTTTATGGTTTTGGAGTGTAGAAACCCCCTAGGATTTAGGGCTCTGTTTTAAACATGACAGAGGCTGTGAGTCTTGAGGGGACATGCAAGAATATTCTCCCTCCTCGTTCCCAAGGACAGTAGTGGGAGCAGAGTGAGGGAACAGGTCAAGCTCCCATGCAGATGTGTGCCAAGCTGCCAGAGCAAGATATGGAGAAGGCACTAAAGCAGTTTTGAAACAAGGGGGAGAAAGTTCATCACTAGGATGAAAAGTGATGACCTTtaatgggaatgtgggaataGATCTGGGCCAAATCCAGAAATGTGTGAGAGTAATAAGAAAACCAGGGAAAACCCAGAGTGAGCTGCAgattgctttatttatttatttatttatttatttacttattttaataGTAGATGCATATATTCATAGTACTTGGCAAGAAGCAGAACACTTAGGTTTGGAAGCCTTGGTTTGCTCTTAAAGAGGTGAACTGTGCACCCAGTGTGTATCTTTGCAGAGCTCCAAGAGTGCAGGAATGGAACAATTGAGAGTAAGACTTGGGGAAGGGACATAGCAGGATTTGcctaaggaaagaaagagaaacccATGAAATTCACAACTGGAATTTAAaagctacaaaataaaattatctgatTCTGCTTCCACAAACACAGACATGACCATATGGCAAATAAGAAAAAGTCCACAtctcaactttttaaaaatacactaaCGTTTTAAAGGCTACAtctaaaaggtattttttagATCACCTCAAAACCTCTTTATGGGCAAATTCTCCCTGAGATATGAATCCTTTAAGACTGACTTCCTCCTGTAATGATAATTAAGACAAACCCTTCTAAAtatgataaataaatatcagtTTACTTTTACAGTTAAGTATTCCCTTCCCCAATAAATTACCTTAAACACGAGATATAAAGACGTGCTTTCACAGTTTCTATTAGGATGGTTAGTTAAACAGTTTTTGGATAATGAAAAGATTgggaaataagaaaagaaatgtgaaaatatttataattggGATAATGCTGATCCAGGCTGCTGATCTGGCTCTGTAGTTCTACTTGGTTACTTTGAGAAAAGTCAGATGAGACACATTCTGCTTCCAAGCAGTGGGATGTGTGAATACCTTGTGTTTGGAAGAAGCCTCAAGTGACACAGTTTTATTTACCTACCTCTTCTGGgcctttgttttcttccctaaaGAGCTGCCCATAGAGCACTGGTGGATACTGATGGCCTTTGctgactgaattattttttagtaGATTCACTTATGGATTTCACACTTTGCAACATGTAGACCATCAGTTTCATAACAGCCTCTCTCCAAGATCAGATTATGTTGGATTTAATTGGTTTACAGAAACTTTCCCTTGTGACCAGAATGAGATCTTCCAGTGTGCTCTACCTTGCAAAGTGCTGCTGAGAATAACTGTACGTACCCTGAATCTCTCAAAGGGCCTCTTGACCTTGCAAAGCTCTGATACTTGGATGATGCTATGATCATTCACTACTGCTTTAGTCTTGCTACACTAATCTGCTGATGAAAGTAGGCCTATAAGACCTTTGTGGCCTTCAAAACTTCTTCTGTTCCTGAATTTCAGCAGGCTGTAAGAAGCATTTCTCTCTAAGCCTCTTGCTAAGCAGAACCGACAACTAAATTTTGCAATTAAGTCTCATACTGCAAAAGAAACTGTCAACTAGTAAACATCCTAAAAGGACTCAAATTAATGGATgatgcattttattaaattagCAGCCAAAATCTGCATGCCAGCAAAAGCTCCTAGCTTCTGATTACCTCCGGGAACAAAGACTAGAGCATGCTTATAAATAGTGGCAGTGGGCTTAGCATATGTTACCTTCTTTCCTAGATAAATATTAATTAGCCATGCAGAAGAAGCAGATCTCTAATAGGAAGGAATCTTTGTAGGTCCCCTTAAATCAATGCTGACACGACAATTTCACAACAAAAAGATTTGATTCTAAATTTTCAGCAGTCTTACTTCTTTGCAGTGATTTACTGCATTGCACAAGTTTCAAGCTTTATGCATTAGTAGCttgttgctttaaaatatgtgcagacttttttttttttttttaaatgcaaaatttagTGTTTCATTACTGAAATCTTGGTATTTGGGACCCCTTTGAAATCAACTCTGGATCCTGAAAGGAGACCTTCAGAGATTCCATTCTCTCAATCAGACAGAAAGACTGGAACATACAGAAGTAGGACAATGCATTAAAACATTAGGTCCATACCTGAAAGTGGAGAATTTATCTTCTGCCAGATCTGAGCAGATGAAAAAATGAGGCCCTTTTTCAGCTGAATCCCTACAAAGTCTAAATGCATTGTACTTTCCCTCAATGCTGAACAGGTGCTAAAGGTTATGCCATTGACTTTTATTCCTAGACAGCTGTACCTTTATGTCACACTGCCATGGCTATTTTCCACAGATCATTCCCCAATGGATATGCATGAATTTTATAGCAGGTTATAATCCAGCCATATCATAGCAGGTAGGTTAAAATCCCTTCAGGTACATAACTGGAGACAGCTTGAACTGGAGAGATGATCGTTGAGCCAGATCCTCTGGCACCAAAACAGGCATTTGCACTGATTTTAGTGTGAATtagaggctccagcagcctcaaACCACAGGCCTTTTCACACAAGCAGTCAATTCTTCTGATTTGTAACAAAGCAGGAGAATTATGGCCAGTGCAAGGAGAGGAGTCCAGGAAGGATTGAAGTGGTTTCCTGTGGAGTATCTCCAGGAATATCgttaaaaatcaaattccttGTGGATGAATGAGGAAACGACATCAACCTCAAATTCGAGGAAAAGACACCAACCTCAACTTCTACCTCCATGAACTGAAATGTGAGAGGATCAGTGATATGAATGGAGATTAACTGCTAGAGACACTGTAAGGGAGGACTGGAGGGGTTGTTTTTGCTTGACCTCAGTTGCCTACTCAGGGTAATTGAATGATCTTTGGGGCGCAtctgaatgcatttttcagCAACTGTGCCTGACCAGTATGGGTTGAGAAACTCAGTGTGTCTTCTTTGTGCTTTGTGCTCTCTGAGCCCACGTGCTTGTTTCTTTGTCTGGGTCCTTAGAGTAAAAATCAAAAGTAGGCCCAGCTGTTCCTTATAATTAAATTTCAGTAACTCAAGCTGGGTGATTTTATTTTGACTAGTGACTTAAAAGAGATGGCATTTAAATGGCCTTAGCTGTATTTCAGAGTTAGCATTGAGAAACTTCACACAGACATTAGTGTTATTTACCTGTTAGCACACTCAACAAAATACCACTGTGTTGATTTACATAGCGAAGGTTATCTTTGCTAACAGAAGGACTcagaatttcattatttaaaatatgagtaTGAATCTCATCACAGTGCAGGAGGCTACAAATGCCATTACACACAACTTACCAGCTGAGTCAAGAGCAGAGGTGAAGTTTATATTGTGCACTGAGCCAGCCCCGTGTTCAAATATACCTAAAAGATGCAAAAGCCAAAACCCACACAACATTATCTGTGCCCAGAACAGATCTGTCTGTACAGTGAggacttttcctttctttggtttgtttctaTGTGTCTGTCTTCTCtctctaatttatttataaGATATTTACGCCATACATGGGCAGTCTGTGAAGCAATAAACCAATAATAGGCTCAGTTTTCATTGCAGTTTCTATATTTGGGTATTTTAGTACATCAAAATCTGGATATAAGAAGTATTAACAGTCTTATgccagcagaaagaaattaattttatgccTGCCTCTGTACAGAAGCCAAAAGCTTCAGGAAATAAGATCTCTTCTCATAAGCATCTTTTCAGATCCAGTtaggagaggagaaaataaacaatgaaatgCAAGCTTCCAGGCGACAGCACACCAGTGAGATATGATCATTCATGTGATAATACATATAATTCACAATATGTGTCTGACTGGCACTCCAAGACTCCAGTACTTATTGATGACCAAGGTAGAATCTGGTGCTTTCATCAAGCCCTTGGCCCTTGGGAGTCCAGTTGTGACAGGGGGCTATGTGTAGCCTGGTAGAGCAGAAAGGAAGAGCAGTCTTTTAAAACCTGAGCACCCCTTGTTGTGACACAAACCCTTGGAACCAGCATGCACAGCCTAAACAAAGCAGCAACTCCAGTGCCTGGGTAGGGACATGTTTTCTGCATGGCCCTCCAGCAGTGATGTGCAGCATCATGATATGGACCACTGTTAGGAAGCTGGCTTTActttcttccagcagctgttcATAACCCAAGTCTAAAGCCCAGAGAGAAGCATGGGGAATCCTTACTGAGCCTGCCCAGGAAGACCAGGTGGTCCTGACCTGTCACATGCTGGGTGAACATTTTGCTGACCTCTCACAGCAGTGCTACAGAAGTGAGTGAGAAAACAGcaagcaaaatggaaaaaaaacaaacgagagaggaaaaaatcatCTTCTTGGCAAGAAAAAGTGGGAAGCAATGAACAATGATTACTGATGAATAATGACCCAGAATTAATGGAGAAGGGCAACAGCAAAATCTGTGCacagaacacaaatattttagaatGAGGATAAACAGTGACATTAGTAGGGTGGCCAGAACTCATTACCCATTCACCATAATACTTGTCTACATTACACACCACGGCTGATGGCAGTGGCTAGGGCTAGAACATTGCCCTTGGCGGCTCCATAATTTTATCAGAAGAGCGTTTGCACAAGAAGCAAGCTGTTCCAAAACTGAATGAAAGGCTAGGTTTTCCTCTTGTTATTATtggtgttttaaatttaaattcctcTCAGATATGTAGCCCTATTTGGAAGGAATGTTGAGTTACAGAGGCTTGAGGGCAGTTGCCAACTTAAGCACAACTAAATTAAGCCAGAAATGCTGAGCAGAAGTGGAAGCAGTATCACACTGTATTAGAAGCCAGGATTATAAAATCTCTGCCTATCAAAGAGATCAGAAGAAAGCAGACAGCtctgtattattatttttaatgcagtaatGTCTAGAGGATCCAACCAGTTACTGGGCACCAAAAGGAGGTGGTGCCTGCTTGAACACAAGGAGgcaccacaaaataaaaacatggaaaCAGACCAAACTTTATCCCCACGCCCTTTTTGGGAAAACAGGCTCACTGTCATTTTATCTTCCGGTCCAGTGAATGTAGGCAAACCTTGACTGCCACACTTTCTTTAATCCAAGGCAATCTTTCCCCACTTCATTTCTTGAGAGTCTAACTAAAGATCTGGGACAGATTTTACAAAATTTCAAGCATCACCACTGTCTTTTTTGATCTCAAAAGACCTGTGGGTCTTAGCACATCTCAAGGTCAGGGTACCTTGCCCGAGGCCGAATCAGGGAGGAAGGGactgtccctgcagggctctgacCTGCCCAcactgctgagcagccctggctcttcTTCAGTTCAATGCTTCTCTTCCTAGAGTTTCCCAGACCCTCTGGGCCACAATGGAtcctctccagcctcctctTGTGGTACTTCCTTTATCTGCATCCTCCCAGGTGAGCCAGTCCCTCTTGCTCAAGGGTGACCAACAGGGCGTGGTGGTTTCTTACCCTGTCAATGAGCTCGATGTCCCAAGCAGAACACTGCAGTGCCTGTCTCTGTGGTGCTGAGCATAGCCTAGAAAGGGGCTACAGGGAATCTGTCTGCTTTTCcatcacagaggaaaacagcCAGGAGGAGATATCAAGAGGGAAGTGCTGAGAGTTTACAGGGAATTTATGCAGCACATGTGGAGATGTGCATAAACATGCATGCAGACTGAAAGCGCTTGTCTCCTCTTAACTGAATTTGTCGTGGTGCCTTCGGGAGATTTAATCGGGCTGGAGCATAGACATTTCACCGAGCTTGGAATTATCCTGACCCAGCAAAAAGCAAACTCACACTCCCTTTATGTGCAAAACTTTCCTGCGGCTGCTGAGAACAAACGCTGGCAGGAGCTGCGGGACCTGGACAAACCCGTGCTCCCGCTGTTCCTGTCCCCGCCTGCCGAGCGCTGGAGTAGCCTGTGGGGCACATCAAGGCTGCTCAACCGCGGGCGTGCCCCTCCAAGcacaccagaaaaataaaggaaaaaatataaaagaaaggaaaaaaaaaaaaaaaagaaaaaaaaaagaaaaaaaaaaaaaaggtaagaaagcCTAAGCCCAGAAGACACGGGATTACAAGAAGTGTACAGCACGCGGTGTGATCCGGTGGGNNNNNNNNNNNNNNNNNNNNNNNNNNNNNNNNNNNNNNNNNNNNNNNNNNNNNNNNNNNNNNNNNNNNNNNNNNNNNNNNNNNNNNNNNNNNNNNNNNNNNNNNNNNNNNNNNNNNNNNNNNNNNNNNNNNNNNNNNNNNNNNNNNNNNNNNNNNNNNNNNNNNNNNNNNNNNNNNNNNNNNNNNNNNNNNNNNNNNNNNNNNNNNNNNNNNNNNNNNNNNNNNNNNNNNNNNNNNNNNNNNNNNNNNNNNNNNNNNNNNNNNNNNNNNNNNNNNNNNNNNNNNNNNNNNNNNNNNNNNNNNNNNNNNNNNNNNNNNNNNNNNNNNNNNNNNNNNNNNNNNNNNNNNNNNNNNNNNNNNNNNNNNNNNNNNNNNNNNNNNNNNNNNNNNNNNNNNNNNNNNNNNNNNNNNNNNNNNNNNNNNNNNNNNNNNNNNNNNNNNNNNNNNNNNNNNNNNNNNNNNNNNNNNNNNNNNNNNNNNNNNNNNNNNNNNNNNNNNNNNNNNNNNNNNNNNNNNNNNNNNNNNNNNNNNNNNNNNNNNNNNNNNNNNNNNNNNNNNNNNNNNNNNNNNNNNNNNNNNNNNNNNNNNNNNNNNNNNNNNNNNNNNNNNNNNNNNNNNNNNNNNNNNNNNNNNNNNNNNNNNNNNNNNNNNNNNNNNNNNNNNNNNNNNNNNNNNNNNNNNNNNNNNNNNNNNNNNNNNNNNNNNNNNNNNNNNNNNNNNNNNNNNNNNNNNNNNNNNNNNNNNNNNNNNNNNNNNNNNNNNNNNNNNNNNNNNNNNNNNNNNNNNNNNNNNNNNNNNNNNNNNNNNNNNNNNNNNNNNNNNNNNNNNNNNNNNNNNNNNNNNNNNNNNNNNNNNNNNNNNNNNNNNNNNNNNNNNNNNNNNNNNNNNNNNNNNNNNNNNNNNNNNNNNNNNNNNNNNNNNNNNNNNNNNNNNNNNNNNNNNNNNNNNNNNNNNNNNNNNNNNNNNNNNNNNNNNNNNNNNNNNNNNNNNNNNNNNNNNNNNNNNNNNNNNNNNNNNNNNNNNNNNNNNNNNNNNNNNNNNNNNNNNNNNNNNNNNNNNNNNNNNNNNNNNNNNNNNNNNNNNNNNNNNNNNNNNNNNNNNNNNNNNNNNNNNNNNNNNNNNNNNNNNNNNNNNNNNNNNNNNNNNNNNNNNNNNNNNNNNNNNNNNNNNNNNNNNNNNNNNNNNNNNNNNNNNNNNNNNNNNNNNNNNNNNNNNNNNNNNNNNNNNNNNNNNNNNNNNNNNNNNNNNNNNNNNNNNNNNNNNNNNNNNNNNNNNNNNNNNNNNNNNNNNNNNNNNNNNNNNNNNNNNNNNCGCCGTCTGCGGGGGCGGCGGCCGCGGAGGGATGGAGCCGGCCGGCCCCTGCCGGGCGCAGTTGGGCTCCGCCAACGACTCTTACCGAAACTGTAGCGCCGAGGAAGTGATTTACCAAGATGCCACCCCCCTCTCCGGGAAGATCGTGCTCGCCGTCGTCCTGGCGCTGGTCACCCTGGCCACGGTGCTTTCCAACGCCTTTGTCATCGCCACGGTCTACCAGACGAGGAAACTCCACACTCCGGCCAACTATCTGATCGCCTCGTTGGCCGTCACCGACCTCCTCGTCTCCATCCTTGTCATGCCCATCAGCACCATGTACACTGTGACCGGCAAGTGGACGCTGGGTCAGATCGTCTGCGATATCTGGCTGTCCTCGGACATCACCTGTTGCACGGCGTCCATCCTGCACCTCTGTGTCATCGCCCTGGACCGCTACTGGGCGATCACCGACGCCGTCGAGTACTCTACGAAACGGACTCCCAAGCGGGCAGCGGGCATGATCGCACTGGTATGGATCTTCTCCATCTGCATCTCCATGCCCCCTTTGTTTTGGCGGCAGGCGAAGGCCGAGGAAGTATCTAACTGTGTGGTGAACACGGACCACGTCCTGTACACCGTGTACTCCACAGTAGGAGCCTTCTACTTCCCCACTCTGCTGCTGATAGCCCTCTACGGGAGGATCTACGTGGAAGCCAGGTCGCGGATTTTGAAGCAGACGCCAAAGAAAGCAGGTAAAAGACTAACGCGGGCACAGTTAATTACAGACTCCCCGGGGTCGACCTCTTCCGTCACGTCCATAAACTCCAAGGCTCCCGAGGGATCCAGCGAAACGGGCTCCCCCGTGTACATGAACCAGGTGAAGGTGAAGGTCTCGGACGCCctgctggagaaaaagaagctgaCGGCCGCTAGAGAGCGGAAAGCTACAAAGACTTTAGGGATTATTTTAGGAGCCTTCATCGTGTGTTGGCTGCCCTTTTTCATCATCAGCTTGGTGATGCCTATTTGCAAGGACGCTTGCTGGTTCCACATGGCCATCTTTGACTTTTTCACGTGGCTTGGATATCTCAACTCCCTCATCAACCCCGTCATCTATACTATGTCTAACGAAGACTTCAAGCAAGCTTTCCACAAACTCATACGTTTCCGATGCACAGGCTGAAATGTTGAATGCGATGTGTTCCCCGGGGCAGCCCCCATTGCACGCCCGCGCCCGGCGCCACAGGTAGGTCCGCGCACCCCGCCCTGTCCGAGAGCCGCGGTGCGACGGGCAGGGGGTAGCCGGGGGGCTGGAAATGGGGCGGGGGGCTGTGACCCCACTAAGTGTTCAGACCCTCTGCAAGTGGCGGCGAGCGCTGGGGATGCTGCGCGCTCCTGANNNNNNNNNNNNNNNNNNNNNNNNNNNNNNNNNNNNNNNNNNNNNNNNNNNNNNNNNNNNNNNNNNNNNNNNNNNNNNNNNNNNNNNNCGATCGCGGGGAGTGACTCACGGCAATCTACTTTTTATTCCACCTATTAAACCAATCTGCCGCCATTTCGTATGCTAATGCCCGTGCTTCGGCCAATTAGTGCTAAACGGCGCTTTCCTCCCCAGCCCGCAGCCGAGCTCCCGGGAgagcgccgggccgggccggtcCCCGCCAGCGGCGCCGTCCCGGTGCCGCCTCCCGGCCCCCGCCGGCAGCTGCAGGCACCGCTGGGCGTGCTGCCCCTCGGAAGGGAGTCGGTGCAGCCCCGGAAACAGCGGCACGGTGGTTTTTGTTGGcgctttgggggtttttctgtttgttttggcGAGGAAGGGAGGTAGGATAGGCCCCAGGTGAAGGCTGCTAACAAAGTCCAGCCCTACTTCTTTCTGCCCTCCTGGCGGCTCCGGCTGCTGTGCGGGAGCGGAGGCGGCTGCGAGCAGGCATCCCGAGGGGAAAGCTGCCCCTTAGCCACCGTGGGAGACTCGAGACCTCGGTGTGTCTCTTCACACGCGGGAAGGGCTTTATCTTTCCGCGCCTCTTGACAGCAGTGGCTGCCAGCTCATCGCTAAACTCAGCGCCACGTTCTGCAGAATGCATACATGCCTTTATTGTGATACTTTAATAATTCTGCCAatcttttgctttttgtctgCAGAATCAAGTTGCTATTGTAAAGACCCACTGCTTGAAACTTCCCCAAGCCCAGTTGCCAGACTCATGATGCTGCAGAAACGTCAATACATTCTGCCACCAAACTGCTCAGCTCTGCGTTTCAGTGTAATGACTCTGGCAGAGATGCTGTTCCAATAGGCACGCAGAtcagttgcaaaaaaaaaaaataaaaaaataaaaaaaagggcagCCTCGAATCAAGGTCTATAATTCAtctggaatgaagaaaaaaaaggttgagCGTAAACTCCATTTATTTTGCAGGCTTAACTTCTTAATTTGTTCTCCGGCCGGTTGTAGGGGTGTGCACAAGAGCACAGTTGTCTCTGTCTGTGTTTGGTAGCATAGTTGTACTTCTGCACAcctgtaatttctttctttcagtggaAAGAGTTGCTCCCTTCACCCATGAGgccaagagaagaaaaaatcacGTTTAAAATTGGAGCACCACAGTAAATTCTGTAAATGACTCCTTCAGCTGAACATGTGCGAGAAGTGACAGTGTGCAAAagttttatatttgtatttcaaaacaataGTAAATGCAAATGCTCTAGAAACAAGAGTTGTAGACCTGTTCAGCTGCACTGCATATCTGTAGTCTGTCCTCATAGTTGCCTTTAGAAAGGAAATACTTCTTGCTTTTACTCCATAAGAGCAGAAATCAAGAAGTCCAATGACCTTTTCCATAAACCAGCTGGGAATAGAAGTAGCAGTTTGACGCTGTAACcatgttttccattttgtgtcGGTTGCACACCCTTACCGCATGAACCACTGCGAAATTTAGGATTCTCTAAGTACTTAACATTATTTAGTGTATTTTGTAAAGAAGTGAAGCAGTTTGCTCTTTCAAAAGAGCTATTTCACCTGCAAAATAAATACCCATGAATCATGAATTAACTGATG includes:
- the HTR1B gene encoding 5-hydroxytryptamine receptor 1B, whose product is MEPAGPCRAQLGSANDSYRNCSAEEVIYQDATPLSGKIVLAVVLALVTLATVLSNAFVIATVYQTRKLHTPANYLIASLAVTDLLVSILVMPISTMYTVTGKWTLGQIVCDIWLSSDITCCTASILHLCVIALDRYWAITDAVEYSTKRTPKRAAGMIALVWIFSICISMPPLFWRQAKAEEVSNCVVNTDHVLYTVYSTVGAFYFPTLLLIALYGRIYVEARSRILKQTPKKAGKRLTRAQLITDSPGSTSSVTSINSKAPEGSSETGSPVYMNQVKVKVSDALLEKKKLTAARERKATKTLGIILGAFIVCWLPFFIISLVMPICKDACWFHMAIFDFFTWLGYLNSLINPVIYTMSNEDFKQAFHKLIRFRCTG